In Candidatus Methanomethylophilus alvi Mx1201, a genomic segment contains:
- the rfbA gene encoding glucose-1-phosphate thymidylyltransferase RfbA — MKGIILAAGKGTRLYPASQHVSKVLLPVYDKPMIYYPLSALMSAGITEIMVITSKDDRMYFKRLLGDGSQFGIKLKYAVQKVQRGIADAFLIAERFIDGGSVALALGDNIFCGDDMDELLAEAMAESDGATVFCKKVADPHAFGVAELDKDGKVVSLEEKPEEPKSDMAVTGLYFYDKDVVRFAKKLKPSARGELEITDINRMYMEEGRLHAIPLPESVAWADTGTFETLLKASNYIHDVEKNGRAMVGCPEQVALSRGYITKRQLLEWVSKFKETAYYSFVKDLANAE, encoded by the coding sequence ATGAAGGGAATCATCCTTGCCGCCGGCAAGGGCACTCGTTTATATCCGGCGAGCCAGCACGTATCGAAGGTACTCCTTCCCGTGTATGACAAGCCGATGATCTATTATCCGCTGTCCGCTCTGATGAGCGCGGGCATCACCGAGATAATGGTCATCACCAGTAAGGATGACAGGATGTATTTCAAAAGGCTCCTGGGGGACGGGTCCCAGTTTGGGATCAAGCTGAAGTACGCCGTACAGAAGGTACAGAGGGGGATCGCCGATGCGTTCCTCATCGCGGAACGTTTCATCGACGGCGGAAGTGTCGCACTCGCACTCGGCGACAACATATTCTGCGGCGACGATATGGACGAGCTCCTGGCTGAGGCCATGGCCGAGTCCGACGGGGCCACCGTGTTCTGCAAGAAGGTGGCCGACCCCCACGCCTTCGGCGTGGCGGAACTGGATAAGGATGGGAAGGTCGTCTCCCTCGAGGAGAAGCCCGAGGAGCCCAAATCGGATATGGCGGTGACCGGCCTGTACTTCTATGACAAGGACGTCGTGAGGTTCGCCAAGAAGCTGAAGCCATCGGCGAGAGGCGAGTTGGAGATCACCGACATCAACAGGATGTACATGGAGGAGGGGAGACTTCATGCCATACCCCTTCCGGAGTCGGTCGCCTGGGCGGATACCGGCACCTTCGAGACCCTGCTTAAGGCCAGCAACTACATCCACGACGTGGAGAAGAACGGCAGGGCCATGGTGGGTTGTCCCGAGCAGGTGGCTTTGTCCAGAGGATACATCACCAAGAGGCAGCTTCTCGAATGGGTCTCCAAGTTCAAGGAGACCGCCTATTACAGTTTCGTCAAGGACCTCGCCAACGCGGAATGA
- a CDS encoding bifunctional phosphoglucose/phosphomannose isomerase encodes MMDFDTDSLNKMAEEISGFTDDLSEAIAVDSCVRKRYKHVLICGMGASAIGGAIFADSMYYSSKISVDVAKTMYLPEWVDKDTLFVACSYSGETYETIFMYKLALDAGLDVVAVTHGGTLKELSEQNGNPMILIEGRSMQPRSAIGWFIGTLATIIEDAGGPGLRHQIKSMLPRLRGYRKEMEAEDGIAWRIAKDLEGHVPVVYGAPDMEAIAVRMKNQLNENSKIIAFSGVVPEFNHNEVVGWYDDPYRTKFMPVVICDDRLVEISKILKATLDLLESRDVPVSVIDTKGESLLERMIYGIMVGDHISLYIAALHGIDPCNVDPIVDIKTRMKTVLNR; translated from the coding sequence ATGATGGATTTCGATACCGATTCGTTGAATAAGATGGCCGAGGAGATTTCGGGGTTTACCGACGATCTCTCCGAGGCGATCGCCGTGGATTCCTGTGTAAGGAAGAGATACAAACACGTTCTGATATGCGGTATGGGTGCTTCCGCCATCGGGGGTGCGATATTCGCCGACTCCATGTATTATTCTTCGAAGATCTCTGTAGATGTCGCAAAGACCATGTATCTTCCCGAGTGGGTGGACAAGGACACCCTCTTCGTGGCCTGCAGCTATTCCGGGGAGACCTACGAGACCATCTTCATGTATAAGCTCGCACTCGACGCAGGTCTCGATGTCGTAGCGGTCACCCACGGAGGTACCCTGAAGGAGCTTTCCGAACAGAACGGGAATCCTATGATCTTGATCGAAGGAAGATCCATGCAGCCCCGCAGTGCCATCGGGTGGTTCATCGGGACTCTTGCTACGATCATCGAAGATGCCGGAGGTCCAGGTCTCAGACATCAGATAAAGTCCATGCTTCCCAGACTTAGGGGGTACAGGAAGGAGATGGAAGCGGAGGACGGCATCGCCTGGAGGATCGCGAAGGACCTGGAAGGCCACGTCCCCGTCGTGTACGGCGCCCCCGACATGGAGGCCATCGCCGTCCGCATGAAGAACCAGCTCAACGAGAACTCCAAGATCATCGCCTTCTCCGGCGTCGTCCCCGAGTTCAACCACAACGAGGTCGTCGGATGGTACGACGACCCCTACAGGACCAAGTTCATGCCGGTCGTCATCTGCGACGACAGGCTGGTGGAGATCAGCAAGATCCTCAAGGCCACGCTGGACCTCCTGGAGAGCAGGGACGTCCCCGTGTCCGTCATAGACACCAAGGGCGAGTCCCTCCTGGAGAGGATGATCTACGGGATCATGGTCGGCGACCACATCTCCCTCTACATCGCCGCCCTCCACGGCATAGATCCCTGCAATGTCGATCCGATAGTGGATATAAAGACCAGGATGAAGACGGTCCTCAACAGATGA
- a CDS encoding glycosyltransferase family 2 protein: MSRNEVVIQHIVMPSGIVEGDIPLYNRNSDGRHFPIDLRKGETLDLRSHFNLLPIRKLRENTETGTIFLRLHFKGSVSVLVTTYGPGTETSEDAIIPSDREYCIIDGSEGDLLGIVITAMTDSVLESGEFLCRPQSRKDVHLAHVICTYHREKELRDKLERIGSFLNKDPDMKEHLEIFIIDNGRTIKDIERGNVRLIGSPNYGGSAGFARGMMEACRDGKTTHVLLNDDDARLDPEILFRTISFYSLLKDGLSDTMLGGTMLLLDRPCETHESGAVFKGSKPHSLKRHLDLSDISSNEELEREESIDYFGWWYLAIPAETIKKNGYPLPMFYKMDDVEYGLRSPSRKVTMCGISVWHPSFSSSYSASGTYYAHRNDLVLLACNRMLDRRNIDEFMERALLDTACLRYPSTSATMKAIEDFLKGPDTLFRMCLDGPAGIEGYEYGDVGELSVGLRPGKETRAGFGFRKYTLNGLLLPSSGDVITDFDNMQTKDFYRVGKALYVVDEKKGTLCKRSLTKAIFQTVGLHILRRKLIRNMERLNEEYGRASARYSSEEGWKKLFGEE, encoded by the coding sequence ATGTCCCGGAACGAGGTCGTCATACAGCACATCGTCATGCCCTCCGGCATAGTGGAAGGAGACATCCCGCTGTACAACAGAAATTCCGACGGCAGGCATTTTCCGATAGACCTCAGAAAGGGGGAGACCCTCGACCTCCGTTCCCATTTCAACCTCCTTCCGATACGCAAACTTAGGGAGAATACCGAAACCGGGACCATCTTCCTCAGATTACATTTCAAAGGATCCGTTTCGGTACTCGTCACGACATACGGTCCCGGGACAGAAACGTCCGAGGATGCCATCATCCCATCCGACAGGGAGTATTGCATCATCGATGGTTCCGAAGGAGACCTCCTGGGGATCGTCATAACGGCGATGACCGATTCCGTCCTGGAATCCGGGGAGTTCCTGTGCCGGCCGCAATCCAGGAAAGACGTCCATCTGGCACATGTTATATGCACCTATCACAGGGAGAAGGAACTACGGGATAAGCTGGAGAGGATCGGTTCGTTCCTCAATAAGGATCCGGACATGAAGGAACACCTGGAGATCTTCATCATAGACAACGGCCGCACCATCAAAGACATCGAAAGGGGGAACGTGCGCCTTATCGGATCCCCCAACTACGGAGGAAGCGCCGGATTCGCCAGAGGGATGATGGAGGCCTGCAGGGACGGGAAGACCACCCATGTCCTCCTGAACGACGACGATGCCCGTCTGGATCCGGAGATCCTTTTCCGTACGATATCGTTCTACTCTCTGCTGAAAGACGGATTATCGGATACGATGCTGGGCGGGACCATGCTCCTCCTGGACAGACCTTGCGAAACACATGAATCCGGTGCGGTCTTCAAAGGCTCCAAACCCCATTCCTTGAAACGCCACCTCGACCTTTCGGACATAAGTTCGAACGAGGAACTCGAGCGCGAGGAGAGTATCGATTACTTCGGATGGTGGTATCTGGCTATTCCTGCAGAGACCATCAAAAAGAACGGATATCCTCTGCCGATGTTCTACAAGATGGACGATGTAGAGTACGGTCTGAGGTCCCCATCGCGCAAGGTCACCATGTGCGGGATATCCGTCTGGCATCCGTCGTTCTCCAGCAGTTATTCCGCATCCGGCACATACTATGCCCATCGGAACGACCTCGTCCTCCTCGCCTGCAACCGTATGCTCGACAGAAGGAACATAGACGAATTCATGGAAAGGGCGCTCCTGGATACCGCATGCCTCAGATATCCGTCGACATCCGCCACCATGAAGGCGATAGAGGATTTCCTCAAGGGCCCGGATACCTTGTTCCGCATGTGTCTGGACGGACCTGCCGGGATCGAGGGGTACGAGTATGGGGATGTCGGAGAACTGAGCGTCGGACTGAGACCGGGAAAGGAGACCCGTGCCGGATTCGGATTCCGCAAATACACACTCAACGGCCTGTTACTCCCATCATCCGGGGACGTAATAACAGATTTCGACAATATGCAGACGAAGGACTTCTACCGTGTCGGTAAAGCACTCTACGTCGTCGATGAGAAAAAAGGGACTCTTTGCAAACGCAGTCTTACGAAAGCCATATTCCAGACGGTCGGACTCCATATCCTCAGGAGAAAACTGATCCGCAACATGGAGAGGTTAAACGAGGAATACGGGAGGGCATCCGCCCGCTATTCCTCGGAAGAAGGTTGGAAAAAGTTGTTCGGCGAAGAATGA
- the galE gene encoding UDP-glucose 4-epimerase GalE, whose amino-acid sequence MKVMVTGGDGYIGSHCVLALLDSGYDVLTFDNHSTGHIQTSENISGISTEGRFLGTFSGDLLNVDDINRALKENDMDAVIHFAAFSQVAESMKRPDIYYRNNVCGTMNLLDAMKDHGVDKIVFSSTAATYGEPEYTPIDEDHPQRPINPYGRTKLTVEGMMDDYDLAYGIRSVRLRYFNVAGADSGCRVGEWHDPETHLIPNILKSTFGDGKEFELFGDDYDTRDGTCIRDYVNVEDLADAHILALEYLVNGGGTDFFNLGTNEGSSVKEVFAECEKVTGKKIPLKIKGRRPGDPAVLVADNRKAKEILHWNPRRTLSDSIRTAYMWEKKMRGN is encoded by the coding sequence ATGAAGGTCATGGTAACCGGAGGGGACGGCTACATCGGCAGCCACTGTGTATTGGCCCTCCTCGATTCCGGATACGACGTCCTGACCTTCGACAACCACAGCACCGGCCACATACAGACTTCCGAGAACATCTCCGGCATATCGACGGAAGGAAGGTTCCTCGGGACCTTCTCCGGCGACCTCCTGAACGTCGATGATATAAACAGGGCATTAAAAGAGAACGACATGGACGCCGTCATCCATTTCGCAGCCTTCTCCCAGGTCGCCGAATCGATGAAAAGACCCGATATCTACTACCGCAACAACGTCTGCGGGACGATGAACCTCCTGGATGCCATGAAGGACCATGGTGTCGACAAGATCGTCTTCTCGTCCACCGCAGCCACCTACGGCGAGCCCGAGTACACCCCCATCGACGAAGACCACCCCCAGAGGCCCATCAACCCCTACGGCAGGACCAAGCTCACCGTCGAAGGGATGATGGACGACTATGACCTGGCCTACGGCATCAGGAGCGTACGCCTGAGATACTTCAACGTGGCCGGTGCGGACTCCGGATGCAGGGTGGGGGAATGGCACGATCCGGAGACCCACCTCATCCCCAACATCCTCAAATCCACCTTCGGCGACGGAAAGGAGTTCGAGCTCTTCGGCGACGACTACGACACCCGCGACGGCACATGCATAAGGGACTACGTGAACGTCGAGGACCTGGCGGACGCCCACATATTGGCACTGGAATACCTCGTGAACGGAGGCGGAACGGACTTCTTCAATCTGGGTACCAACGAAGGCAGTTCCGTCAAGGAGGTGTTCGCCGAGTGCGAGAAGGTCACCGGAAAAAAGATCCCTCTGAAGATAAAGGGCAGACGTCCCGGGGACCCGGCAGTACTCGTGGCAGACAACAGGAAAGCGAAGGAGATCCTCCACTGGAACCCCCGCCGCACATTGTCCGACAGCATCCGCACCGCTTATATGTGGGAAAAGAAGATGCGCGGTAACTGA
- a CDS encoding GNAT family N-acetyltransferase, with protein MGVSDTAAADAVALFLPPGAKGPSTAGFLAHGGLGLLVSAGLGTVRRLSAYESYCKEVMGRHTDGDTWYLFNLCVRPECQGKGLSSKVMRPVLEHIGDRGQRCYLETQKGSNVGLYEHLGFEVAEEGTVPGSDIPHFAMVWESGRR; from the coding sequence TTGGGCGTCTCGGACACGGCCGCCGCGGATGCGGTGGCCCTGTTCCTGCCGCCGGGGGCCAAGGGTCCATCCACCGCCGGGTTCCTCGCGCACGGAGGCCTGGGACTCCTCGTCTCCGCCGGTCTCGGCACCGTGAGACGCCTGTCCGCCTACGAATCCTACTGCAAAGAGGTCATGGGAAGGCACACCGACGGGGATACATGGTATCTTTTCAACCTCTGCGTAAGACCGGAGTGCCAAGGGAAAGGGCTCTCGTCGAAGGTCATGAGGCCTGTCCTGGAGCACATAGGGGACAGGGGACAGAGATGCTACCTGGAGACCCAGAAGGGATCCAACGTCGGCCTTTACGAGCATCTCGGCTTCGAGGTGGCGGAGGAGGGCACGGTACCGGGTTCGGACATCCCCCATTTCGCCATGGTCTGGGAAAGCGGAAGACGGTGA
- the glf gene encoding UDP-galactopyranose mutase: MLYCLIVGAGISGSSIANIISSGSTDCKIKVIDEKNAIGGNCFDYLDENNIMIHRYGSHIFHTSDKKVWDFLSQFTSFNTYMHRVYAVIEGNEVPIPFNFDSIRRCFPENLADRIERKLLDRFEYGSKIPIRDFMEQDDEDLRFLAQYVYDNVFVHYTEKQWGKDPSQIDGAVTARVPVYLSRDCRYFQDTYQGIPSEGYTRMIEKMLDRPNIEVKLDTDFKDIENPEEYDHIFYTGPIDELMDYCFGPLPYRSVHFKLETYDREHYQDNAVVNYPNNYDFTRIHEYKYYLNDRSDRTVIAKEYSEDFVIGKNERYYPVPTEESAELYSRYLEAAKRKYPNMHFLGRLGDNKYYDMDKAVARAMEVYKEVFE, from the coding sequence ATGTTATATTGTCTAATCGTCGGTGCCGGAATCTCAGGATCCTCCATTGCAAACATCATCTCCTCCGGATCCACAGACTGCAAAATCAAAGTCATAGATGAAAAAAACGCAATAGGCGGCAACTGTTTCGACTACCTCGACGAAAACAACATAATGATTCACAGATACGGATCCCACATCTTCCACACTTCTGACAAAAAAGTATGGGACTTCCTCTCGCAATTCACCTCCTTCAACACCTACATGCACCGCGTATACGCGGTCATCGAAGGCAACGAGGTGCCCATCCCGTTCAACTTCGACAGCATCCGCCGCTGCTTCCCCGAAAACCTCGCCGACAGGATCGAAAGGAAACTTCTCGACAGGTTCGAATACGGCTCCAAGATCCCCATCCGCGACTTCATGGAACAGGACGACGAAGATCTCCGTTTCCTCGCCCAATACGTCTACGACAACGTCTTCGTCCATTACACCGAGAAACAGTGGGGCAAGGACCCCTCCCAGATAGACGGCGCCGTCACCGCCCGCGTCCCCGTCTACCTCAGCAGGGACTGCAGATATTTCCAAGATACCTATCAGGGGATCCCCTCCGAAGGATACACCAGGATGATAGAGAAGATGCTCGACAGACCGAACATCGAAGTCAAACTCGACACCGATTTCAAGGACATAGAGAACCCGGAGGAATACGACCACATCTTCTATACCGGGCCGATAGATGAGCTGATGGATTACTGCTTCGGGCCCCTCCCCTACCGCAGCGTACATTTCAAACTGGAGACTTACGACAGGGAGCATTATCAGGACAATGCAGTGGTGAACTACCCCAACAACTACGACTTCACCCGCATCCACGAATACAAGTACTATCTTAACGACAGATCCGACAGGACCGTCATAGCCAAGGAATACTCGGAGGACTTCGTGATCGGGAAGAACGAGAGATATTATCCGGTACCCACCGAGGAATCCGCCGAACTGTACTCCAGATATCTGGAGGCCGCGAAAAGGAAGTACCCCAACATGCACTTCCTGGGCCGCCTCGGGGACAATAAGTACTACGATATGGATAAAGCCGTGGCAAGGGCCATGGAAGTCTACAAAGAGGTTTTCGAATGA
- a CDS encoding isochorismatase family protein produces the protein MSDCLLLIDVQKGFVTERTEYVVPRLKELVRMGFDHIVATKFVNRPGSPFVRHMGWRGMMSSPDTDVLDFVEEAADGVEEKNGYSAVCQRINDYFHENGVDRVYIAGLDSDCCVLKNAADFFDLGYDVTVLMYYTASNGGEDSVKAARTVLSRMIGEDHVVDGRLDAD, from the coding sequence ATGTCCGACTGTCTTCTGCTCATCGACGTACAGAAGGGATTCGTCACCGAGAGGACGGAATACGTGGTCCCGAGGCTGAAGGAGCTCGTACGCATGGGATTCGACCACATCGTGGCCACCAAGTTCGTCAACAGGCCAGGTTCCCCCTTTGTCAGGCACATGGGATGGAGGGGGATGATGTCCTCTCCCGACACCGACGTCCTGGATTTCGTGGAGGAGGCCGCCGACGGGGTCGAGGAGAAGAACGGTTACTCCGCAGTGTGCCAGAGGATCAACGACTACTTCCACGAGAACGGGGTGGACCGGGTGTACATAGCGGGACTGGATTCCGACTGCTGCGTCCTGAAGAACGCGGCGGACTTCTTCGACCTCGGCTACGATGTGACGGTACTGATGTACTACACGGCGTCCAACGGAGGGGAAGACAGCGTGAAGGCCGCGAGGACGGTCCTGTCGAGGATGATCGGCGAGGACCACGTGGTGGACGGGAGATTGGATGCGGATTGA
- a CDS encoding ATP-binding protein, which translates to MRPMSLYESGDSDGSVSLRTIMSGGSMEFVQNPVSLERLVDLIIGGGWPGCIGLSSEDRVGFVRSYLECSVHDASVFGGMRRKESNVRSVLKALARSECIPSPVTKVCRDTCVPFERYGPLILPGRTIGSESAVSYDTAIDYLCVFRDMFLTDDQPAFDPEMRSSIKVGKTAKRHLADPSLTAAALGAGKDRLMNDLVTTEYLLEALCERDLRIYADTMGAGLFHYRDDSGREVDAIVELPDGRWGAFEIKLGANQIEDAAKNLLDFRKSLEKHGASRIPDVLCVICGLTEYSYLRNDGVYVVAVTVLGP; encoded by the coding sequence ATGCGTCCGATGTCCCTGTACGAGTCGGGGGATTCCGACGGATCGGTATCCCTCAGGACAATCATGTCGGGCGGATCGATGGAGTTCGTGCAGAACCCTGTCTCTCTGGAACGTCTCGTGGACCTCATAATAGGCGGCGGATGGCCGGGGTGCATCGGCCTCTCGTCCGAGGACAGGGTGGGGTTCGTCCGCAGTTATCTGGAGTGTTCCGTCCATGATGCCTCGGTGTTCGGCGGGATGCGCAGGAAGGAATCCAACGTCAGATCCGTGCTGAAGGCACTTGCGCGCAGCGAGTGCATCCCTTCTCCGGTCACCAAGGTCTGCAGGGACACGTGCGTACCGTTCGAAAGGTACGGACCCCTCATCCTACCCGGGAGGACCATAGGGTCGGAGAGCGCGGTGTCATATGACACGGCCATAGACTATCTGTGTGTATTCCGCGATATGTTCCTGACGGACGACCAGCCTGCGTTCGATCCGGAAATGAGGTCCAGCATAAAGGTCGGGAAGACGGCCAAGAGGCATCTGGCTGACCCTTCCCTGACCGCAGCTGCGTTAGGGGCGGGGAAGGACCGCCTGATGAATGACCTTGTGACCACGGAGTATCTGTTGGAGGCGCTCTGTGAACGCGACCTCAGGATATATGCCGATACCATGGGTGCGGGACTGTTCCATTACCGTGACGACTCCGGGAGGGAGGTGGATGCCATAGTGGAGCTTCCCGATGGAAGATGGGGTGCGTTCGAGATAAAACTGGGGGCCAACCAGATCGAGGATGCGGCCAAGAACCTCCTGGATTTCAGGAAGTCTCTGGAGAAGCACGGGGCGAGCAGGATTCCCGACGTCCTGTGCGTCATATGCGGTCTTACGGAGTATTCCTATCTGCGCAACGACGGGGTGTATGTCGTGGCCGTCACGGTCCTTGGACCCTGA
- a CDS encoding HAD family hydrolase: MDVSGYLKAIDTADAVAFDIFDTLLVRPFFHPHDLFGFLEAESGLEGFAEARIRAEREARRTDPETDIDGIYRSIDPKYLALKDAEIGSEISFSRADPDMVEVFGYASEKGKNIVLVSDMYLPSDILERMVSKNGFSGHSKIYVSTETKVSKRSGLMYDMVLGDLGLPPSKVLMIGDNRHADCDSAISKGLKAMRWIPMKERYAASHRHEMRFLKRYPGYESSVIVAMDMLGWVEHPDETYWHMVSRRFGGPMNIMFAKFVMDSSEDMDKLVFFSRDGYMPMKVYEALGGKKLFVYLHTSRMIAKVFGRRDLSDRDTVLSLMAYLRDSGRYRDIEVPGKSEYRRFAEENRGVLERIMAEGHARYDNYLKRTVGDAGKIMLVDATTMKFTSQGDVERYLDHVDVTGCYYAVTAEGKKKHLAYCDRSRQHLCSSYVNLAEYFLGSGERPLLDIGDDGRPVFEEDVPNDETIRIRAFPQIYDGILDCTGFYSEMFGDRIPSVSGKVMDGWMDVLMAEESGNDPNTLSGIKWAVNTQHSIYKHLILRLSDIPCVIIMKIGEVLYSHRKR; this comes from the coding sequence ATGGATGTCTCGGGATATCTGAAGGCCATAGATACCGCGGATGCGGTGGCCTTCGATATCTTCGATACGCTTCTTGTGAGACCTTTCTTCCATCCGCACGACCTGTTCGGATTCCTGGAGGCCGAGAGCGGGCTGGAAGGATTCGCCGAGGCCCGGATAAGGGCGGAGAGGGAGGCCCGGAGGACGGACCCAGAGACGGACATCGACGGGATATACCGTTCTATAGATCCGAAGTATCTGGCACTCAAGGATGCGGAGATAGGGTCCGAGATATCGTTCTCCAGGGCCGATCCCGATATGGTCGAGGTCTTCGGATACGCCTCGGAAAAAGGGAAGAATATAGTTCTCGTTTCCGACATGTATCTTCCCTCGGACATCCTGGAGAGGATGGTATCCAAGAACGGTTTCTCCGGTCATTCCAAGATTTACGTATCCACGGAGACCAAGGTATCCAAACGCAGCGGACTCATGTACGATATGGTCCTGGGGGATCTGGGTCTTCCTCCGTCCAAGGTACTGATGATCGGCGACAACAGGCATGCCGACTGCGATTCCGCCATTTCCAAGGGTTTGAAGGCGATGCGTTGGATCCCGATGAAGGAGAGGTATGCCGCAAGCCACCGGCATGAGATGAGGTTTTTGAAAAGATATCCCGGATATGAGTCGTCTGTCATCGTTGCGATGGATATGCTGGGATGGGTGGAACATCCGGATGAGACATACTGGCACATGGTGTCGAGGCGTTTCGGCGGACCCATGAATATCATGTTCGCGAAGTTCGTCATGGACAGTTCGGAGGACATGGACAAGCTGGTTTTCTTCTCCCGCGACGGTTACATGCCGATGAAGGTGTACGAGGCCTTGGGAGGGAAAAAGCTGTTTGTCTATCTGCACACCTCTCGGATGATCGCCAAGGTCTTCGGAAGGAGGGACCTGTCGGACAGGGATACGGTGTTGTCGCTTATGGCATATCTCCGGGACAGCGGCCGGTATCGGGATATCGAGGTTCCTGGGAAATCAGAATACAGGCGTTTTGCCGAGGAGAACAGGGGGGTTCTGGAGAGGATCATGGCGGAGGGACATGCCCGCTATGATAATTATCTGAAGAGGACCGTAGGCGATGCAGGGAAGATCATGCTGGTGGATGCCACGACTATGAAATTCACTTCCCAGGGGGACGTGGAGAGGTATCTGGATCATGTGGATGTCACCGGTTGCTATTATGCGGTGACCGCGGAAGGGAAAAAGAAACATCTGGCATATTGCGACCGTTCCCGCCAGCACCTGTGCTCTTCATATGTCAATCTGGCGGAATATTTTCTGGGAAGCGGGGAGAGGCCGCTGTTGGACATAGGGGATGACGGCAGACCTGTGTTCGAGGAGGATGTCCCGAACGACGAGACCATTCGTATAAGGGCGTTCCCGCAGATATATGACGGGATATTGGACTGTACCGGATTCTATTCCGAGATGTTCGGAGACCGCATCCCTTCCGTATCGGGGAAGGTCATGGACGGGTGGATGGATGTCCTCATGGCAGAGGAGAGCGGTAACGACCCGAACACCCTTTCCGGGATAAAATGGGCTGTGAATACTCAGCATAGCATATACAAGCATCTGATCCTGAGGTTGTCGGACATCCCCTGTGTCATCATCATGAAGATCGGAGAGGTTCTCTATTCCCATAGGAAAAGGTGA
- a CDS encoding flavodoxin family protein, protein MKVLLVNGSPHERGCTYTGLSEVAGKLEEEGVETELFWIGTGDIPGCRGCGACRKGRRCVIEDSVNDIGDRLDEFDGIVFGSPVYYSGPDGQLCSWMDRLFYSNQKKMYGKVAAAVVNCRRGGDSAAFQRMNQYFLMCNMVVPGSQYWNQIHGFTPEDVMKDEEGLQTMRTLAQNIAWVLKCMEAGRKAGISMPVYEKWTPTHFIR, encoded by the coding sequence ATGAAGGTACTTCTGGTCAACGGAAGCCCCCATGAGAGGGGCTGCACCTACACGGGCCTCTCGGAGGTCGCCGGGAAGCTCGAGGAGGAAGGGGTGGAGACTGAGCTCTTCTGGATCGGCACCGGGGATATACCGGGCTGCAGAGGCTGCGGCGCCTGCAGGAAGGGCAGACGCTGCGTCATCGAGGATTCCGTGAACGATATCGGGGACAGACTGGACGAGTTCGACGGCATAGTCTTCGGATCGCCCGTGTACTACTCCGGTCCGGACGGACAGCTGTGCTCGTGGATGGACCGTCTGTTCTACTCCAATCAGAAGAAGATGTACGGGAAGGTCGCCGCGGCCGTCGTCAACTGCAGGCGCGGAGGGGACTCCGCCGCCTTCCAGCGCATGAACCAGTACTTCCTCATGTGCAACATGGTGGTCCCTGGATCCCAGTACTGGAACCAGATCCACGGGTTCACCCCCGAGGACGTCATGAAGGACGAGGAAGGGCTGCAGACCATGCGCACTTTGGCCCAGAACATCGCATGGGTACTGAAGTGCATGGAGGCCGGCAGGAAGGCCGGCATATCTATGCCCGTGTACGAGAAGTGGACCCCCACCCACTTCATCCGCTGA